The genomic interval CCACGCCGTCCCAGAAAATCGACCCGCGGTCCGGGTCGTAGAACCGGCAGACCAGCTTCACCAGCGTGGACTTGCCCGCGCCGTTCAGCCCCACCAGCGCCAGCACCTCGCCGTGCCGGATACGCAGACTGACGCCCCGCAGCACCCAGGGGTGCTCGGGCGAGTACCGGAACCAGACGTCGCGCAGCTCGATCCCCCGGGCCAGGGGCGGCAGCGCCACGGGCCGTACGGGCACGGGCAGATCGGGCCCCGCCCGTTCCACCGCCAGGTAGTGGTCGAACATCAGCAGCGCCCGGTGGGCACGGGCCACCTCGCCCGCCAGACCGGCCAGCGCGCCCTGCACCCCGGCCACCGCGGCCACGAACATGACGACGTCACCGGGCGACAGGGTCCCGGCGTGCGCGGCGCCCACCGCCCACAGCAGCCCGCCGCCGGACACGCCCGCGGCCAGCAGCCCGAGCCCCGACTGGACCCAGGCCTCCCGCCGGTCCACCGCCCGTTTCGCGGCGTCGGCCGTCCGCCGGTCCGCCAGCATCCGGCCGCGCAGGAAGGCGCCGATGCCGAAGAGCCGGATCTCCTTGGCCGCCTCCACGCTGGACAGCAGCTCGGCGTAGAACATCTGCCTGCGCTCGACCGGGCCGACCTCCCAGAGGGTCCGCGCCTTCCGCCGGGCCATCGCGACCTCGGACAGCAGCGTGGGCACCGCCGCCGCCAGCACCAGACCGGTCATCAGCGGGCTGAGCAGGGCCAGCGATCCGAGGAAGCCGCCGATCGTCAGGGCGGCGCGGGCGATGCCGACGGCCCCGTCGACGGCCTGGTTGGGGCTGCCGCCACCGGCGCCCTGCGCCAGCCGCAGCCGGTCGAGGAAGAGGGGGTTCTCGAACCGGCCCAGCCCGGCGAAGCCCTCCACCGCCGTGTACAGCCGGTCCTCGGCCAGCAGCCCGACCTTCCGGTCCAGCTCCGCGCGCAGGTACTGGCCGGCCTGGGGCACCACCCCGAGGACCACCCCGGACGCGGCGAGCCCCGCGCCCAGGCCGACCAGCCGGCCCGAAGGGGCGTCGGCGCTCAGGGCGTCCAGCAGCAGCTTGGTCAGCCAGGCCGTCGTCACGGGGAGCGCGCCGACCGCCAGCGTGAGCACCAGGTGGAGGGTGAGCGCGCCGGGCGCCGCGCGGGCCACCAGGGCGGCGGCCGCGGCGGTCCGGCGCAGCACGGCCAGCGGGCCGGCGGGGCCCACGGGCTCCCGGTCGGCCTCGTCCGCGGCCCGGCGGGCGGGCCCCTCGGGCCCCGGCCCGCCGTGGTCCCGCTCGCTCATGCCGCCACGGCGGGGGAGTCCAGGTTCACCCTGTTCTGCGCGACCACGGCGTGGCCGTGGCCGTCCTGGGTGAGCCGGAGCACCGTGGGGAAGCCCTTGACCCGGAACGCGGTGGTCAGGGCGGTGTCACTGCCCTCGACGACGACCCGCGCCACCGGGCGGAGGGCCTCGACCTGCTCCGCGGCCAGGTCGGCGGCGCCGACCACCACGGCCAGCACCCGCTCCGGGCCGCCGCCCCTGGCCCGCGCGTACGCGACGAAGTGCGGCAGCATCTCGTGGCAGGGCTCGCAGTTGGGCGAGAAGAACGCCACCAGGGTGTCCCCGCGCAGCGATTCGCGGGTCAGCACCGCGCCGTCGACGGCGACGGCCGTGAACTCGCCGACCTCCTCGCCGACACCGATGACGGGCGGCATGCCCGGCATGTTCTCGGACACCTTGGCCAGCAGCTCGGTGTGCTCCCGCAGCCGCTTCACCACACCGAG from Streptomyces albireticuli carries:
- a CDS encoding TlpA family protein disulfide reductase, which codes for MPVLIAAVVLVGSLCTLDLLLTLGVVKRLREHTELLAKVSENMPGMPPVIGVGEEVGEFTAVAVDGAVLTRESLRGDTLVAFFSPNCEPCHEMLPHFVAYARARGGGPERVLAVVVGAADLAAEQVEALRPVARVVVEGSDTALTTAFRVKGFPTVLRLTQDGHGHAVVAQNRVNLDSPAVAA
- a CDS encoding ABC transporter ATP-binding protein — its product is MSERDHGGPGPEGPARRAADEADREPVGPAGPLAVLRRTAAAAALVARAAPGALTLHLVLTLAVGALPVTTAWLTKLLLDALSADAPSGRLVGLGAGLAASGVVLGVVPQAGQYLRAELDRKVGLLAEDRLYTAVEGFAGLGRFENPLFLDRLRLAQGAGGGSPNQAVDGAVGIARAALTIGGFLGSLALLSPLMTGLVLAAAVPTLLSEVAMARRKARTLWEVGPVERRQMFYAELLSSVEAAKEIRLFGIGAFLRGRMLADRRTADAAKRAVDRREAWVQSGLGLLAAGVSGGGLLWAVGAAHAGTLSPGDVVMFVAAVAGVQGALAGLAGEVARAHRALLMFDHYLAVERAGPDLPVPVRPVALPPLARGIELRDVWFRYSPEHPWVLRGVSLRIRHGEVLALVGLNGAGKSTLVKLVCRFYDPDRGSIFWDGVDIRAVDVAELRRRIGAVFQDYMHYDMTAAENIALGDLTALGDRPRIEAAAERAGIHPKLAGLPHGYDTLLSRRFFMESDKDDPETGVVLSGGQRQRLALARAFLRDRRDLMILDEPSAGLDAEAEHEIHTALRRHRGGRTSLLISHRLGAVRDADVIAVLEDGRVVERGPHAELIGSGGRYARLFALQAAGYRAEPGGEPAFTGEPR